In Candidatus Sulfurimonas marisnigri, a single genomic region encodes these proteins:
- a CDS encoding oxidoreductase: MLKDKVVVITGGAGLIGKEFIKAVLENNGIAIIADINEEIGLIAKNDLSKELNTINIDFIKLDITSKESLMECINYLDSKYGKIDALVNNAYPRNKNYGQHFFDVEYNDFVENLGLNLGGYFTTSQVFAKYFQKQGYGNIVNISSIYGVVAPKFEIYTGTTMTVPVEYAAIKSGLIHLTKYMAKYFKGMDIRVNTLTPGGIFDTQPESFLEKYKDKCLSKGMLDKSDLKGTLIYLLSDMSKYVNGQNIVVDDGFSL, encoded by the coding sequence ATGTTAAAAGATAAAGTGGTTGTTATAACTGGCGGTGCTGGATTAATAGGAAAAGAATTTATAAAAGCTGTTCTTGAAAATAATGGTATAGCAATAATTGCTGATATAAATGAAGAGATTGGTTTAATAGCAAAGAATGATTTATCAAAAGAATTAAATACTATAAATATAGACTTTATTAAACTTGACATCACGTCAAAGGAGTCTTTAATGGAGTGTATAAATTATTTAGATAGCAAATATGGAAAAATAGATGCTTTAGTAAATAACGCATACCCTAGAAATAAAAATTATGGACAACATTTTTTTGATGTTGAGTATAATGATTTTGTAGAGAATTTAGGTTTAAATCTTGGTGGGTATTTTACAACATCGCAAGTATTTGCAAAATATTTTCAAAAACAAGGGTATGGAAATATAGTAAATATAAGTTCTATATATGGAGTTGTAGCTCCTAAATTTGAAATATATACAGGAACAACTATGACAGTACCTGTTGAATATGCGGCTATAAAATCAGGCTTGATACATCTTACAAAATATATGGCGAAATATTTTAAAGGAATGGATATTAGGGTAAATACTCTAACCCCAGGAGGTATATTTGATACTCAACCAGAATCTTTTTTAGAAAAGTACAAAGATAAGTGCTTAAGCAAGGGAATGCTTGATAAATCTGATTTAAAAGGAACATTGATTTATTTACTGAGTGATATGAGTAAGT